From a region of the Thiohalomonas denitrificans genome:
- the lipB gene encoding lipoyl(octanoyl) transferase LipB: MVKQPLLRHLGLRDYIPVWEAMRAFTDERGSDTRDEFWLVEHPSVFTQGLNAKPEHLLDTGAIPVVKTDRGGQVTYHGPGQVVLYPLIDLRRLGIGVRHLVSALEQSVVDLLADFEVNAYPRRDAPGVYVELPGRGEAKIASVGLRVRRGCSYHGIALNVAMEMTPFQRINPCGHAGLAVTQLKELGIDLDVKTAGERLAARLTERVASSE; the protein is encoded by the coding sequence CTCCGCCACCTCGGCCTCCGTGACTACATCCCTGTCTGGGAGGCGATGCGAGCGTTTACTGACGAGCGAGGATCCGATACGCGGGATGAGTTCTGGCTGGTCGAGCATCCGTCGGTATTCACACAGGGGCTGAACGCGAAGCCGGAACACCTGCTCGATACGGGTGCCATCCCGGTGGTCAAAACCGATCGGGGCGGACAGGTGACCTATCACGGCCCCGGCCAGGTTGTCCTCTATCCGCTAATCGATCTGCGGCGACTCGGGATCGGTGTCCGCCACCTGGTCAGTGCCCTCGAGCAATCGGTCGTAGACCTGCTGGCCGACTTTGAAGTGAACGCGTACCCCCGACGGGACGCCCCCGGGGTTTATGTCGAGCTACCCGGGCGGGGCGAGGCAAAGATTGCCTCGGTGGGCCTTCGGGTACGCCGCGGGTGCAGTTATCATGGCATCGCCCTCAACGTTGCCATGGAAATGACGCCGTTTCAGCGCATCAACCCCTGCGGCCATGCCGGACTGGCCGTAACCCAGCTCAAGGAGCTGGGCATCGACCTGGATGTGAAAACCGCCGGCGAGCGCCTGGCCGCCAGGCTGACGGAGCGAGTAGCGAGTAGCGAGTAG
- the lipA gene encoding lipoyl synthase, whose protein sequence is MNSDDKRSLRGETKTARIPIKVVPAERPLPKPRWIRAKAPTSPEVMRLKGILREQKLHTVCEEAACPNLGECFQHGTATFMIMGDICTRRCPFCDVAHGRPDPLDADEPAHLAETVKAMGLRFVVVTSVDRDDLRDGGAEHFADCVAAVREQSPETAVEILVPDFRGRLEPALEALGKAPPDIFNHNLETVPRLYRKARPGADYQWSLELLQHFREQHPQVPTKSGLMLGLGEEPREVLEVLKDLREHGCDHLTLGQYLQPSRYHLPVERYVPPEEFHELGERAKDLGFTHVASGPMVRSSYHAEQQARGEQVG, encoded by the coding sequence ATGAACTCCGATGATAAACGATCCCTGAGGGGCGAGACCAAGACCGCACGCATCCCCATCAAGGTTGTGCCCGCAGAGCGTCCTCTGCCGAAGCCCCGCTGGATCCGCGCCAAGGCGCCCACCAGCCCCGAAGTAATGCGCCTCAAGGGCATTCTTCGCGAACAGAAGCTGCATACCGTATGTGAGGAGGCGGCCTGCCCGAACTTGGGAGAATGCTTCCAGCACGGGACCGCCACCTTCATGATCATGGGGGATATCTGTACCCGCCGCTGCCCCTTCTGTGATGTGGCCCATGGACGCCCGGACCCCCTCGACGCCGATGAACCGGCGCACCTGGCTGAAACCGTCAAGGCCATGGGCCTGCGTTTCGTGGTGGTGACATCGGTGGACCGCGATGACCTGCGCGACGGCGGCGCCGAGCACTTCGCTGATTGTGTGGCAGCGGTACGCGAGCAATCACCCGAAACGGCCGTGGAGATCCTGGTGCCCGACTTTCGGGGTCGCCTGGAGCCTGCCCTGGAAGCGCTCGGCAAGGCACCACCGGACATTTTCAATCACAACCTGGAGACGGTGCCCCGCCTCTACCGCAAGGCCCGGCCGGGTGCCGATTACCAGTGGTCCCTGGAGCTGCTGCAGCACTTTCGTGAACAACACCCGCAGGTCCCCACCAAGTCCGGGCTGATGCTCGGCCTGGGTGAGGAACCCCGGGAGGTCCTGGAGGTGCTGAAGGATCTCCGGGAACACGGCTGCGATCACCTGACCCTCGGTCAGTATCTGCAGCCGAGCCGTTATCACCTTCCGGTGGAGCGCTATGTTCCTCCCGAAGAGTTCCATGAGCTGGGAGAACGGGCCAAAGATCTGGGCTTTACCCATGTGGCAAGCGGCCCGATGGTCCGCTCCTCCTATCACGCCGAACAGCAGGCCCGCGGCGAACAGGTTGGTTAA
- a CDS encoding GAF and HD-GYP domain-containing protein translates to MSPKSLLEQVDQLTAIGLALSTERNTDRLLEKILLTAKEMAGSDGGTLYSVSEENRVRIENMRTDSLGIAMGGTTGKAVPFPPIEFYDEAGEPNRSNVVTHAILNDCTVNIPDAYNTDRFDLSGTREFDRVTGYRSISFLTVPMKNHQGDIIGVLQLLNAKNEQGKIIPFNAETQRLVEALASQAAIAVTNRRLIDELKELLDALIHLIAYAIDEKSPYTAGHCRRVPKLTMLLADAATKASDGPLANFAMDHDDRYELEIAAWLHDCGKITTPEHVVDKATKLQTVFDRIELVKARFEVLRKEAENRWLHKRMEAMEAGREPDPAWATEYRQTLRELEEEQAFIEKANSGGEFMTETDQERVGAIGKRRWHDAQGKSRTLLTEDEIYNLTIPKGTLNPEEREQINNHIVATINILEALPFPKQFKRVAEYAGGHHERMDGQGYPRGLKGDEMPLQARIMAIADVFEALTARDRPYKPGKKLSEALGILQSMSERGHIDPDLFDLFTRERVWEQYAFEHLDPEQLDI, encoded by the coding sequence ATGTCTCCAAAATCGCTGCTTGAACAGGTCGACCAGCTCACTGCCATCGGGCTCGCACTGTCGACGGAACGCAATACCGATCGCCTGTTGGAAAAGATTCTACTCACAGCAAAGGAGATGGCGGGCTCTGACGGCGGTACCCTCTACTCGGTCTCGGAGGAGAACCGGGTAAGGATAGAGAATATGCGTACCGATTCGCTCGGAATCGCCATGGGGGGTACCACTGGCAAGGCAGTTCCCTTCCCACCCATAGAATTTTATGACGAAGCAGGGGAGCCCAATCGGAGCAATGTCGTCACCCACGCGATTCTCAATGACTGCACCGTCAATATCCCAGATGCCTACAATACCGATCGTTTCGACCTGAGTGGCACCCGGGAGTTTGACCGGGTTACCGGCTACCGGTCGATATCTTTCCTGACCGTACCGATGAAGAACCACCAGGGCGATATCATCGGCGTTCTGCAGCTTCTCAATGCAAAGAACGAACAGGGAAAGATCATCCCCTTCAATGCAGAGACGCAAAGGCTGGTGGAGGCACTGGCCTCCCAGGCCGCCATCGCTGTTACGAACCGTCGTCTCATCGATGAATTGAAGGAGTTGCTGGATGCGCTGATCCATCTGATCGCCTATGCCATCGACGAAAAATCCCCCTATACCGCAGGCCATTGCCGGCGGGTTCCGAAGTTGACCATGCTGCTGGCCGATGCTGCGACGAAAGCCAGCGACGGACCACTCGCCAATTTCGCCATGGATCACGATGACCGCTACGAGCTAGAAATCGCCGCCTGGCTCCACGATTGCGGCAAGATCACCACCCCCGAACACGTGGTGGACAAGGCCACCAAGCTGCAGACAGTTTTTGATCGCATCGAGCTGGTGAAAGCCCGGTTCGAGGTCTTGCGCAAGGAAGCTGAAAACCGCTGGCTGCACAAGCGCATGGAAGCCATGGAGGCAGGGCGGGAGCCCGATCCCGCTTGGGCAACCGAGTATCGGCAGACTCTTCGGGAGCTTGAGGAGGAGCAGGCTTTTATCGAAAAGGCGAATTCGGGCGGCGAGTTCATGACCGAAACCGATCAGGAACGGGTCGGTGCCATCGGCAAGCGGCGCTGGCATGATGCGCAAGGCAAAAGCCGGACTCTGCTGACGGAAGATGAGATCTACAACCTGACCATACCCAAGGGCACTCTGAACCCGGAAGAGCGTGAGCAGATCAACAACCATATCGTGGCCACCATCAACATCCTTGAAGCACTGCCCTTTCCCAAGCAGTTCAAGCGGGTTGCCGAATACGCCGGCGGTCACCACGAACGTATGGATGGCCAGGGGTATCCCCGAGGTCTCAAAGGAGATGAGATGCCGCTTCAGGCGCGGATCATGGCCATTGCAGACGTCTTCGAGGCCCTGACCGCCCGCGACCGTCCCTACAAGCCGGGAAAAAAACTCTCCGAGGCACTGGGTATCCTGCAGTCGATGAGCGAGCGGGGGCATATCGATCCCGATCTTTTCGATCTGTTCACGCGCGAGCGGGTATGGGAACAATATGCCTTTGAACACCTGGACCCGGAGCAGCTGGACATCTGA
- the nirB gene encoding nitrite reductase large subunit NirB codes for MKERLVVIGNGMAGMRTVEELLKLAPDLYDITVFGEEPHGNYNRILLSPVLGGELSFEETLLHRPGWYAENGITLRSGTRVEKIDRRRRVVIAADGSETPYDRMLLATGSRPVILPVAGHGLPGVIGFRSVADVEVMIDAAQRFHHAVVIGGGLLGLEAAAGLLKHGMKVRVVHLADTLMERQLDETAGRMLQQNLESRGVEFLMGAKTREIIGRKRVQGVLFEDGREVSADLVVMAVGIRPEKELARSADIYCDRGVVVDDTLQTFDPRIYAVGECVQHRSATYGLVAPLFEQARVCANHLAQLAFRRYTGSITSTKLKVTGVDLFSAGDFSDDAQSESIVFGDPSRGVYKKLVLEENRLKGAVLYGDTVDGSWYFDLMRDGVDVAAFRDALMFGRAHIGDAGPGGGTSTAEMADDAQVCDCNGVTKGDIVTAIRRHGLFTLNEVKKHTKAAASCGGCSGLVEQILGATVGGEHTRPDEKPLCTCTDFSHDEVRHAVREQHLIDRESVMRALDWRSPDGCPTCRPALNYYLLARWPGEAVDDRQSRFVNERLHANIQKDGSYTVVPRLWGGVATPDELRAIADTADKHAVPLVKLTGGQRIDLVGVKREQLPDIWGDLNTAGLVSGHAYGKALRTVKTCIGAQFCRFGTQDSIQMGIDLEKMTWGSWTPHKFKMAVSACPRNCAEASIKDFGVIGIEGAWELLVGGNGGTKVRVTDKLCRVKTAAEVLEYAGAFMQLYREEARYLERTAPWVERIGLTYIRTQVVDDTERRRELYERFLESQRYARHDPWAANRAPEQRLEFVPMQTLSSDARVAQSG; via the coding sequence ATGAAAGAACGTCTGGTAGTGATCGGCAACGGCATGGCGGGAATGCGAACGGTCGAGGAGCTGCTCAAGCTCGCACCCGACCTTTACGACATCACGGTGTTCGGTGAGGAGCCCCACGGTAATTACAACCGCATCCTTCTCTCACCAGTGCTGGGCGGTGAGTTGTCGTTCGAAGAGACGCTGCTCCATCGGCCCGGATGGTATGCCGAGAACGGCATTACGCTGCGCTCGGGCACGAGGGTAGAAAAGATCGATCGGCGACGCCGGGTGGTGATTGCCGCCGATGGCAGCGAAACCCCTTATGATCGCATGCTGCTCGCCACCGGCTCCCGTCCGGTGATCCTGCCGGTTGCGGGGCATGGGTTGCCCGGTGTCATCGGCTTTCGCAGTGTCGCCGACGTGGAGGTGATGATCGATGCCGCTCAGCGCTTTCACCACGCCGTCGTGATCGGGGGCGGACTGCTCGGGCTGGAGGCCGCCGCGGGTCTACTCAAGCACGGCATGAAGGTGCGGGTGGTTCATCTCGCGGACACATTGATGGAGCGCCAACTCGATGAGACTGCGGGTCGGATGCTCCAGCAGAATCTGGAATCCCGCGGGGTCGAGTTCCTCATGGGCGCAAAAACCAGAGAGATCATCGGTCGGAAACGTGTGCAGGGCGTGCTGTTCGAAGATGGTCGCGAGGTGAGTGCCGATCTGGTGGTGATGGCCGTCGGTATCCGTCCCGAGAAGGAACTCGCCCGGAGTGCCGACATTTACTGCGACCGCGGGGTGGTGGTGGACGACACACTGCAGACCTTCGACCCGCGTATCTACGCGGTAGGCGAATGTGTCCAGCATCGCAGTGCCACCTACGGTCTGGTAGCCCCGCTGTTCGAGCAGGCCCGGGTCTGTGCCAACCATCTGGCGCAACTGGCCTTCCGGCGCTACACCGGCTCGATCACCTCCACCAAGCTCAAGGTGACCGGCGTCGACCTCTTCTCCGCGGGGGATTTCAGCGACGATGCGCAGAGTGAGTCCATCGTTTTCGGCGATCCGTCACGAGGTGTCTACAAGAAGCTGGTACTGGAGGAAAACCGGCTGAAGGGGGCCGTGCTCTACGGCGACACCGTGGACGGCTCCTGGTATTTCGATCTGATGCGCGATGGAGTCGATGTCGCCGCCTTTCGCGATGCACTGATGTTCGGAAGAGCCCATATCGGTGACGCCGGTCCTGGCGGTGGGACGAGCACTGCCGAGATGGCCGATGACGCACAGGTTTGCGACTGCAACGGGGTCACCAAGGGGGACATCGTCACGGCCATTCGCCGCCACGGCCTGTTTACCCTGAACGAGGTGAAAAAGCATACCAAGGCTGCAGCCTCCTGCGGCGGTTGTAGCGGCCTGGTAGAGCAGATTCTGGGCGCCACGGTAGGCGGCGAACACACCCGTCCGGACGAGAAACCGCTCTGCACCTGCACCGACTTCAGCCACGATGAGGTACGCCACGCCGTCCGGGAACAACACCTGATCGACCGCGAATCGGTCATGCGTGCGCTCGACTGGCGCAGCCCTGACGGTTGCCCTACCTGCCGACCGGCACTCAATTACTACCTGCTGGCGAGGTGGCCGGGCGAGGCAGTCGATGACCGGCAATCGCGCTTCGTCAACGAACGCCTGCACGCCAATATCCAGAAGGATGGCAGCTATACCGTGGTGCCGCGGTTGTGGGGCGGTGTCGCCACGCCGGATGAACTGCGGGCCATTGCCGATACTGCAGACAAGCACGCGGTACCGCTGGTCAAGCTGACCGGCGGGCAGCGGATCGATCTGGTGGGCGTAAAGAGGGAGCAGCTACCCGACATCTGGGGCGATCTCAACACTGCGGGGCTCGTCTCGGGCCACGCCTACGGCAAGGCGCTGCGGACCGTGAAGACCTGTATCGGCGCACAATTCTGTCGCTTCGGCACCCAGGACTCGATTCAGATGGGTATCGACCTGGAGAAGATGACCTGGGGCTCCTGGACCCCCCATAAATTCAAGATGGCGGTCTCCGCCTGTCCACGAAATTGTGCCGAGGCAAGCATCAAGGACTTCGGCGTGATCGGAATCGAAGGGGCCTGGGAACTGCTCGTCGGCGGCAACGGCGGCACCAAGGTGCGGGTCACGGACAAGCTCTGCCGAGTGAAAACCGCGGCCGAGGTGCTCGAGTACGCCGGTGCCTTCATGCAACTCTACCGGGAGGAGGCACGCTATCTCGAACGTACCGCACCGTGGGTGGAGCGCATCGGCCTGACGTACATCAGAACCCAGGTGGTCGATGATACAGAACGGCGTCGCGAACTCTACGAGCGTTTTCTCGAGTCACAGCGATATGCCCGGCATGACCCCTGGGCAGCAAACCGCGCACCGGAGCAGCGTCTGGAATTCGTCCCCATGCAGACCCTATCGAGTGATGCCCGGGTTGCACAAAGCGGCTGA
- the nirD gene encoding nitrite reductase small subunit NirD has protein sequence MSEWIDVGPLENIPPRGARVVTTDQGDIAVFRTGDDQVFALHDTCPHEGGPLSQGMVYGNRVTCPLHNWSIELATGEAVSPDEGCARRYEVRVTDGIVAIRL, from the coding sequence ATGTCCGAGTGGATAGACGTAGGACCCCTGGAAAACATTCCACCACGCGGCGCCCGGGTGGTAACCACCGACCAGGGTGATATCGCGGTATTCCGCACCGGAGACGATCAGGTATTCGCACTACACGACACCTGCCCCCATGAAGGTGGGCCGTTGTCACAAGGTATGGTCTACGGCAACCGGGTCACCTGCCCGCTGCACAACTGGAGCATCGAACTGGCCACCGGCGAAGCAGTCAGTCCGGACGAAGGATGCGCGCGCCGCTATGAGGTACGAGTCACCGATGGCATCGTCGCGATACGGTTGTAA
- a CDS encoding DUF6036 family nucleotidyltransferase: MELTSFETITRALNDSQVRYLVVGGLAVVAHGYVRFTADVDLVLALAPENIVKAFEALEPLGYHPTVPVTAEQFANPETRRLWIEEKGMTVLNLYSDRFRGTSVDLFVNIPFNFEDEYDRALSGELVPGLTVRFVSLETLITMKERVGRPQDLLDVEHLRMILAEREKQ; this comes from the coding sequence GTGGAACTGACTAGTTTCGAAACGATAACGCGGGCGTTGAATGACTCGCAGGTCCGGTATCTCGTGGTCGGTGGTCTGGCTGTAGTGGCGCATGGCTATGTGAGGTTCACTGCGGATGTTGATTTGGTGTTGGCCTTGGCGCCTGAAAATATCGTGAAGGCATTTGAGGCGCTTGAACCTTTGGGTTACCACCCCACGGTTCCGGTCACCGCTGAGCAGTTCGCCAACCCGGAAACCCGCCGGCTGTGGATCGAAGAGAAGGGGATGACTGTTCTGAATCTCTATAGTGACCGGTTTCGAGGAACATCGGTTGACTTGTTTGTGAATATTCCGTTCAACTTCGAAGATGAATACGACCGCGCACTGTCTGGTGAACTTGTCCCGGGGCTTACGGTGCGCTTTGTGTCTCTGGAAACGCTGATTACAATGAAAGAGCGAGTAGGGCGCCCTCAGGATCTGCTGGATGTGGAGCATTTGCGGATGATTTTGGCGGAGCGGGAGAAGCAATGA
- a CDS encoding glycosyltransferase family protein, giving the protein MHLLAAISPHGFGHLAQSAAVLNALRARQPGLRLTLRTALSRAVLERRIDGPFELQVATDDFGMVQHNALEVDVEASAQRYAEFHRQWDERVEHVAGELRSAAPDLVLADIPYLTLAGASRAGLPSVAMCCLNWADIYRHYCADRPEAGRILEQIETAYRGADVFLRTAPSMPMVFLDNARDIGPIMASGRNRRSELDRAFNTGGEKFVLVAVGGIHLRLPVEQWPRIEGVRWLVQRDWQVEHPDAITIEDLNLPFADLVASCDLLITKPGYGSFTEAAANGIPVFYLPRPGWPESPYLEQWLRKNGSAESLSPEAWNSNSFRQAVLRSLQAGRHTPVSATGIDQAVDELEQRIAIDL; this is encoded by the coding sequence ATGCACCTGCTGGCCGCCATCTCGCCCCACGGTTTTGGGCACCTGGCCCAGAGCGCCGCGGTGCTGAATGCACTCCGGGCGCGGCAGCCGGGACTGCGGCTGACACTTCGTACTGCGCTGTCACGTGCCGTTCTGGAACGCCGGATCGACGGCCCGTTCGAACTGCAGGTCGCGACTGATGATTTCGGAATGGTGCAGCACAATGCGCTGGAAGTGGATGTCGAGGCCAGCGCACAGCGTTACGCCGAGTTCCATCGGCAGTGGGATGAACGGGTGGAGCACGTGGCGGGAGAGCTGCGGAGCGCCGCCCCCGATCTCGTTCTGGCGGATATCCCCTACCTTACCCTGGCCGGCGCCAGTCGGGCAGGACTCCCCTCCGTGGCGATGTGCTGCCTCAACTGGGCCGACATCTACCGGCACTACTGCGCCGACCGACCCGAGGCCGGCCGCATCCTCGAACAGATCGAGACCGCCTACAGAGGCGCCGATGTATTTCTGCGCACCGCACCGTCGATGCCCATGGTCTTTCTCGACAACGCCCGCGACATCGGACCCATCATGGCGTCCGGCCGCAACCGGCGCTCCGAACTGGACCGCGCTTTCAACACCGGAGGCGAAAAATTCGTCCTCGTTGCCGTGGGCGGCATCCATCTGCGCCTTCCGGTCGAACAGTGGCCGCGCATCGAAGGCGTGCGCTGGCTGGTACAGCGCGACTGGCAGGTCGAGCACCCTGACGCGATCACAATCGAGGACCTGAACCTGCCCTTCGCCGACCTGGTTGCCTCGTGCGATCTGTTGATCACCAAACCCGGTTACGGCAGCTTCACCGAAGCCGCAGCAAACGGCATCCCCGTTTTTTATCTCCCCCGCCCCGGCTGGCCCGAATCGCCCTACCTCGAACAGTGGCTCAGGAAAAATGGAAGCGCAGAGTCCCTGTCCCCCGAGGCCTGGAATTCGAACTCATTCAGGCAAGCCGTCCTGCGGTCACTGCAGGCCGGACGTCATACCCCGGTCTCCGCCACCGGAATCGACCAGGCAGTTGACGAACTGGAGCAACGGATCGCAATCGACCTGTAG
- a CDS encoding sigma-54 interaction domain-containing protein, with product MNEKIPAEVVSIIDSFGQPAVIISRDYRILAANGAYKKEYGDPGPSGESLCYRMSHHYQLPCDQAGETCPLKACRETGLLQRDLHLHHTPSGEEHVEVEMMPVRGESGEPNFYLEIMHHSRLASSEPTESGLVGRSSPFNRVLELVRRVAPSEAAALLLGESGTGKELVAQAVHDASSRAKGPFVPVECSGLTESLFESELFGHEKGAFTGAQAQKIGLVEAARGGTLFLDEIGDVPLSLQVKLLRLLETRTFRRVGGIEPQKADFRLVCATHRGLKKMVETGEFRSDLFYRINAFPITIPSLRERVEDLPLLCENLLRRLNIGRTLTLSAEALDYLRAYDFPGNIRELRNILERASLLTDGDVILPDHLPDECRSGMQRSVSGPMPNEIIPLDEMERRYLGWSVARFQGEKRDLAARLGVSERTLYRKLQDLKIPEEAGH from the coding sequence ATGAATGAAAAGATCCCAGCCGAGGTGGTCTCGATTATTGACTCCTTCGGCCAACCGGCTGTCATCATTTCCCGCGATTACCGCATCCTGGCGGCGAACGGGGCCTACAAGAAGGAGTATGGCGACCCCGGACCCAGCGGCGAGTCGCTCTGCTACCGCATGTCCCATCATTATCAGCTCCCTTGCGATCAGGCCGGCGAGACCTGTCCCCTTAAGGCGTGTCGTGAGACCGGTCTGCTTCAGCGCGACCTGCACCTGCACCACACGCCTTCCGGCGAGGAGCACGTGGAGGTGGAGATGATGCCGGTCCGGGGGGAGAGCGGAGAACCGAACTTTTATCTGGAGATCATGCATCACAGCCGTCTGGCCAGTTCCGAGCCGACCGAAAGCGGGCTGGTGGGGCGATCCTCGCCTTTCAACCGTGTGCTGGAGCTGGTGCGGCGGGTTGCCCCTTCTGAAGCGGCGGCCCTGCTGCTGGGCGAGTCGGGTACCGGCAAGGAGCTGGTTGCCCAGGCCGTGCATGATGCCAGCAGCCGTGCCAAGGGTCCCTTCGTGCCGGTGGAGTGCTCGGGGTTGACCGAAAGCCTGTTCGAAAGCGAGCTGTTCGGCCACGAAAAGGGCGCCTTTACCGGTGCCCAGGCCCAGAAGATCGGTCTGGTGGAGGCGGCGCGCGGCGGGACGCTGTTCCTGGACGAGATTGGCGACGTGCCGCTCTCGCTGCAGGTAAAACTGCTGCGGCTCCTGGAGACCAGGACCTTCCGGCGGGTGGGGGGGATCGAGCCCCAGAAGGCCGACTTCCGGCTGGTCTGTGCCACCCACCGTGGACTGAAGAAGATGGTCGAGACAGGGGAGTTCCGGAGTGATCTGTTCTATCGCATCAATGCCTTTCCAATCACCATTCCCTCGCTGCGCGAACGGGTCGAAGACCTGCCGCTCCTGTGTGAAAATCTGCTTCGCCGATTGAACATCGGGCGCACCCTTACGCTCTCCGCGGAGGCCCTCGACTATTTGCGTGCCTATGATTTCCCGGGGAACATCCGTGAGCTGCGCAATATTCTGGAGCGCGCCTCGCTCTTGACGGATGGGGACGTAATCCTCCCGGATCACCTCCCGGACGAGTGTCGGAGCGGTATGCAGCGGTCGGTCTCGGGGCCGATGCCCAACGAAATCATTCCCCTTGACGAGATGGAGCGCCGCTACCTGGGCTGGTCCGTCGCCCGCTTTCAGGGAGAAAAACGCGATTTGGCTGCGCGCCTGGGAGTCAGCGAACGGACACTCTACCGCAAGCTCCAGGACCTTAAGATACCCGAGGAGGCGGGGCACTGA
- the ku gene encoding non-homologous end joining protein Ku, translating into MSRVIWKGSISFGLVNVPVSLYSGEQRDEIHFHQLDKRNLSPIGYRRVNKNTGEEVPRDEIVKGYEYEKGDYVLVSDDELKQANPEATQTVEIIDFVDGDGIPLMYFDKPYYLEPQKRAEKGYILLRETLRRTGKVGIARVVLRTRQYLAALVPVENALVLEMLRYDYELRKPDEFNLPAEDMEAYGISDREIKMAERLVGGMASEWQPEKYHDDFREDVLRLIDEKVRTGKTHEIGVGPPPPERRRAEVVDLMSLLKKSVEETEKERGKKTAPKRPRKRA; encoded by the coding sequence ATGTCGCGAGTAATCTGGAAAGGCAGCATCAGTTTCGGTCTGGTCAATGTCCCGGTCTCCCTCTACTCGGGCGAACAGCGGGACGAAATCCATTTCCATCAGCTGGACAAACGCAACCTCTCCCCCATCGGCTACCGGCGGGTCAACAAGAATACCGGTGAAGAGGTGCCTCGGGATGAGATCGTCAAGGGCTACGAATACGAGAAGGGCGACTACGTCCTGGTCTCCGACGACGAACTCAAACAGGCCAATCCCGAAGCGACCCAGACTGTGGAGATCATCGACTTCGTCGACGGCGACGGCATTCCACTCATGTATTTTGACAAGCCCTATTACCTGGAGCCGCAGAAGCGTGCGGAGAAGGGCTACATCCTCCTGCGGGAAACACTCCGGCGCACCGGGAAGGTGGGAATCGCCCGGGTGGTGCTGCGGACCCGTCAGTATCTGGCGGCCCTGGTGCCGGTGGAAAATGCACTGGTCCTGGAGATGCTGCGCTACGATTACGAGTTGCGCAAACCGGACGAATTCAATCTGCCCGCCGAAGACATGGAGGCCTATGGCATATCCGACCGGGAGATCAAGATGGCCGAACGGCTGGTCGGGGGCATGGCCAGCGAATGGCAGCCCGAGAAGTACCATGACGACTTTCGGGAGGATGTGCTGCGCCTGATCGACGAAAAGGTGCGCACCGGGAAAACACACGAGATCGGTGTCGGACCACCCCCTCCCGAACGCCGCCGCGCCGAGGTCGTCGACCTCATGTCCCTGCTCAAGAAGAGTGTCGAGGAGACGGAGAAGGAGCGCGGCAAGAAAACCGCACCCAAGCGACCCCGAAAGCGGGCCTGA